The following coding sequences are from one Lolium rigidum isolate FL_2022 chromosome 6, APGP_CSIRO_Lrig_0.1, whole genome shotgun sequence window:
- the LOC124666428 gene encoding cytokinin dehydrogenase 2-like, which yields MVAIHRAREMFIAVLFVLNCVLGTIRADIDPSAYGDHALAWRPVSSLPDELRDLGVRALIRDDAEATARASADFGNMSVDVGVPAAVLYPSCPDDIAALLHASSARPSPFPVSARGCGHSIRGQASAARGVVVDMPSLGRLAAGPATRLSVSVEGRYIDAGGEQLWVDVLNASLAHGLTPRSWTDYLHLTVGGTLSNAGISGQAFRHGPQISNVQELDVITGLGEKVTCSKEKNRDLFDAVLGGLGQFGVITRARIPLVPAPARARWVRLLYTDAAALTKDQERLIDIDVEIGTGAVSGLMDYVEGSVLADQGLAGSWRSSFFSEADAARVAALAKEAGGVLYCLEGALYYGGAAGSERDVDKKLDVLLRELRYERGFGFVQDVSYVGFLDRVRDGELKLRATGLWEVPHPWLNLFLPRSHVLDFAAGVFHGILRRGTTGASGPVLIYPMNRNRWDGEASVVFPEEEEVFYTVGILRSSVPASSDGGQLQRRLEEQNEEIMRFCEDAGMACVQYLPYYAGQSGWEKKHFGPNKWARFVERKRKYDPKAILSRGQRIFTSPLA from the exons ATGGTTGCCATACACAGAGCGAGAGAGATGTTCATAGCTGTTCTCTTCGTTCTCAACTGTGTCCTCGGTACCATACGAGCTGATATCGATCCATCAGCTTATGGTGATCATGCGCTCGCGTGGAGGCCGGTCTCCTCCCTCCCCGACGAGCTCCGCGACCTCGGCGTCCGCGCGTTGATCCGCGACGACGCAGAGGCCACCGCGCGCGCGTCCGCCGACTTCGGCAACATGTCGGTGGACGTGGGCGTGCCGGCGGCCGTACTCTACCCGTCGTGCCCCGACGACATCGCCGCTCTGCTGCACGCGTCGAGCGCTCGCCCCTCCCCGTTCCCGGTGTCCGCCCGTGGCTGCGGCCACTCGATCCGCGGCCAGGCATCCGCGGCCAGGGGCGTCGTAGTGGACATGCCGTCGCTCGGGCGCCTCGCCGCCGGCCCTGCCACACGCCTCTCCGTCTCCGTTGAGGGCCGCTACATCGACGCGGGAGGCGAACAGCTCTGGGTGGACGTGCTGAATGCCTCCCTCGCACACGGCCTCACCCCGCGGTCGTGGACGGACTACCTCCACCTCACCGTCGGTGGCACGCTCTCCAACGCCGGCATCAGCGGCCAGGCCTTCCGCCACGGCCCCCAGATATCCAACGTCCAAGAACTCGACGTCATCACCG GACTCGGGGAGAAGGTGACGTGCTCGAAGGAGAAGAACCGCGACCTGTTCGACGCCGTGCTGGGCGGGCTGGGGCAGTTCGGCGTCATAACGCGGGCGCGCATCCCGCTCgtgccggcgccggcgagggCGCGATGGGTGCGGCTCCTGTACACGGACGCCGCGGCGCTCACCAAGGACCAGGAGCGGCTCATCGACATCGACGTCGAGATCGGCACCGGCGCTGTGTCCGGGCTCATGGACTACGTGGAAGGGTCGGTGCTCGCGGACCAGGGCCTCGCCGGGAGCTGGCGCTCGTCCTTCTTCTCGGAGGCCGACGCCGCACGCGTCGCTGCGCTCGCCAAGGAGGCAGGCGGCGTCCTGTACTGCCTCGAGGGAGCGCTGTACTACGGCGGCGCAGCCGGCAGCGAGCGCGACGTTGATAAG AAGCTGGATGTGCTGCTGCGGGAGTTGCGGTATGAGCGGGGCTTCGGGTTCGTGCAGGACGTGTCGTACGTGGGGTTCCTGGACCGAGTGCGCGACGGTGAGctcaagctccgcgccaccggttTGTGGGAAGTGCCGCATCCCTGGCTCAACCTCTTCCTCCCGCGCTCTCACGTCCTCGACTTCGCCGCCGGCGTCTTCCACGGCATCCTCCGCCGAGGCACCACCGGCGCCTCGGGCCCCGTCCTCATCTACCCCATGAACCGTAACAGGTGGGACGGCGAGGCATCGGTGGTGTTCCCGGAGGAAGAGGAAGTGTTCTACACGGTGGGGATCCTGCGGTCGTCGGTGCCGGCGTCGTCGGACGGCGGCCAGCTGCAGAGGCGCCTGGAGGAGCAGAACGAGGAGATCATGCGGTTCTGCGAGGATGCCGGGATGGCGTGTGTGCAGTACCTGCCGTACTACGCCGGTCAGTCCGGCTGGGAGAAGAAGCACTTCGGACCAAACAAGTGGGCCAGGTTCGTGGAGAGGAAGCGCAAGTATGATCCCAAGGCGATCTTGTCCCGTGGACAGAGAATTTTCACATCCCCACTGGCTTGA